Sequence from the Lasioglossum baleicum chromosome 9, iyLasBale1, whole genome shotgun sequence genome:
TAATTTGTTGTAATAGCTACCAAACATGCTTTTTCGTTGCATAATTCACCTGGGCATCTTTTAATGTAAACGTATGACTTAAAACATGCCCCCTGTACTCATCTCCAAAATAGCAAACACCTTCTCTCCCAGGATGTACTTCACAACTTAAACTCCTTGAACAAAGAAAATTCAAATACAATCATTTCGCTATAAACATACCAGTTAATCCGATAATGCATTCACCTActttattaaccctttacagTCCTAGCAAAGTAACGTATACTAATGCTAATACacttatttaaaaatcataTTATAGTTTGAGTTAATTATAAATTTCCATTGCATAATATTGTTTGACCCTTCGAGTGTGCAAATCTTTAGATTTCAATGTTTTCTGTAAATTGCTTGCAGCTTTCCaatcatttataaaattaaacattttcagtTTCCACATAAATTGCACTTAAGGggatagtctcgtttccaggattataAGAGTTCTCCTTTCTCAacaatgcaaagatgggatcttttggtagtcaaaagtgctagatcaGGGGTGACCAACCTGTGGCGCATTGGATGATTACAAGTGACGCATTGGATCCTTGTGCCTATACTTATTCTTTTGAAGTAGGCGCCATAACTGAATCCATCTGCATATTTTCAACACCTGAGAGCTCTCAGTTGAATTTATTCAGCCTTCTTACTCATCAATTCGTCGCAATTTTTTGACAGTTTACAATTATACGATGGGAATTGCAATATTCAAGACAGTGATCGCCCTATCGTCCAAAAGATCATTTCTCACTATTGTAGATTAGTACTCCAATGAACTTTTCAACTGgcgtaagttaattaatttatttagttgCATGATTGAGTAATCCCTTTTCCTCCCCTAACCGAAGCAGATCCTACCCCTATTCCTATTTTCCAACCGCAACAACGAACGTAAGAAAGTGGAAAAAGTGCTCGAGTTGTATGGCGCACCTAAACTCATATGTGAAAAAATTTTGCGCATGGTATGCAAAAGATTGGCCACCTCTGCGCtcgataaaagatcaatttagaataatgcaaattatgctgccaaataatgcaaattacaccttgtaaatgtaaaaatatgaaatttgggAGCATctgtggcctagattgatctagcGCTTCAACTGAAAAacttctttgcattatcgagaaatgtggAGGAGCATCctgtacccttgcaatcctggaaacgagatcCCCTTAATATCTTACTTGTACACTCCTCGAATTATAAAATGTGAGCAGAAGACAAAAAGGAACTTAAATAGAACATGTGCAGTCATAATAGTAtaaaaaatatgcttaaaatcaTGGACATTGATTAAAAATAAGCAAAATCTTTGTCAAGTTAAAAAGAGACACAATGTTAGATCAGACTCAATATAGGACCGCAAAGGATTAAAACTATATAGTGGATAATATTTTAGTTATTATACCTAAAACATGCATGTTTCAATAAGCACCAGATATCTTGAGTTAACGATTGTTGAGCAGAAAGGAACGATGTCTTAGTTTCATGTTCGTTACTCAAATACTTGACATTACCGATGCTTTGACATCCTTCGCATTCATACTGTTCATCTTCCAATATGTTTTGACTACGTCTTAGTATTTCCTTAGGCCCATAGAATTtcagtttctctgtattctggtTATCATAATTACGATACGTTTGGGTCGTGAATATCACTTTAGGTCCGTGTGATTCACAAAAAATACATAATGCGATCACAGCATTCAttttttatgtatgtatattataaaaatatttgctcCGCATACAGAATCATTTTAAGACCGacttaagttttaattacaatATGCAAATCTTTTGGTACAATCTTTTGTTCAATCATCGtgacagatatttatttatgtagGATTAGAATTTCGAACCTAACCTTTGCTTGCGGTATCGCGTATTTACAAATGAAACACTCGTAACAAGAAAATTTAACTTGATCACTAATCTAATTACAGTTCACGTTTTTAAAACAGAACATATAACTTTCTTTTTAGCTTTTTCACGCGATAAGACAAGAACGAAGACAAGTCAAAAGCACGTGACATTATGATTGTCTCTTTTATATATGTCTATTACACACGTTCGCACTTTCGTCCCGATCAAGTGTATTCACATAACACATCTAAATAATTTTCCGAACCTCGcgtacgtaaaataaaaatatacgcATTCGCATAGCGCAACAGAACAGGCTATTCATCGTATGGTACATACAACACGTAACATGATTAAAATGTCGgtcaatttttttcttataaTGTTCAAAACTAAATACAGTTCTTTCTGAACATAAGCTTGAGATCTCGCTTCGTTCTCGATCTGCATCTATTTATAAAGCTGCATTTCTGTTGTAGCTCATGTAGCTGCGATATTAAACGCAAATATTTTCTACAGCttatttcttgccaacccaatagcttCGTCAGAAGAACGCAATtgaacgcatgtggaattggcataaaaagtgtaaaacaattgcaatcacagtaaaaataataaaaattaaaattacaattaaaatcacaatgaaaattgaagcaaaaacactaactcgaacaaataataccaatgctaatatcTATACTGCTACattatatttaatgtaaataaaaaccacactgtttatgatcttaaagacgtctttttaggacgtaagactaTCAGACCTATAATAGACGTAAAgtggacgtctttaagacgtcgtgtgctatctgggagtATTGAAACGAACCTGTTGCAAACAGAcgagatttatttattttcgaatGCGCATTGAAGCATATCTTTCAAagtatttttacatattttttcgtAGTAACAAATTGAATGATTAGGTAGCACTTTGGCATTAGTCGATTAACACACAGCAATAATGTATATAGTAAAAAAGAACAGCAACTTATAAAGCAAATCGGACATCACAGATTTTAATATCATTTTACATTTGTCTTATTTAACTGTAATACAACGTCGCGATCGTTCTTTCAATAAAGGAGACGCATTTCTCAAAAACTTCTCTCAAACGCATTATAGAAAACATTTCTGTTAACATGCTGAGTTAAATGTtacttttcattaaattataataattattatttgtcaCGCGTAAACACATTAATGTATAAAAACCGAAACAATCGTTTCACagaaattttcaacaatttttaaactttgttagCTGGTAAAACAATTCGATCAAAGGTTCTGGCAATTTCTTTTGCTATTGTGTGACTCTTCAGAATAAAATACTCTTTAGTATGGATGCAATcttagagggggggggggggggcgagttgaacccagccctaggttttgcgcgatgaccttttttttagccaacatatctgtcaagggctattccgcgattttaattttggatttaattttttttcttgggtgcgcccccctgggtgcgccactgtacAGAATAATTGTTACTATGATGATTCGAAAGTGCCACACAATCTATAAAACAACGACacgaaatgattaaaaatttgttatttccTAAACACGTCCTATatcgtaatataacataatattgtacctATTCTACATGTTTCAGGATGCGGAGCAAGATATGAAAACACGCATCACGGAATGTTCCCACCTTATTTAGAGCCCTTAAAAATCTTCAAGATTTAAATGAGAAAGGATTTTTTCGGTTATTAATCTATTTACCGTGTGGCAATGATATATAACATAAATTAGAAATTTAATACGGTTTACGATTAAACTAATGCTTATTTGAGGCTGCTTGCTTCTCCAAAAACATTGTATAATGCGAAATAGGTTGACGTGGATTTCTGTTGAGCATTCTCTGTCTGAATAACTTCACTTCTGAAGtcttttccgattttttcacCTTCTGAAGATTCGCAACATAAAAATTACTTGTACTGCCGTAAGAACTTAACGGAATGAAGTCCTGCTCCACATTTACGTTACGCTTTCTAAGCTCTGAACGAGGGATAGACCGCGATGGCAATTTTTTCGGTTCAGGTTTTAATAATTTTCGTTTCTTCGATACTTTTATAGGAAGGTCTGAAAGATTCTCGATAACTTCCTCCGCGAGACGTTTTACGCGTTTATTTGATACCTCTACCTTTGCGCATTCCGTTGGTTGATTTTCACGAATCGCCGCAGCCTTTTCTTTTAACGTTTTATTGTCATTATCCTTTGCTGTGATCTTTTTAATCCTATTACCTGTTTCTATTTCAGATTTCCTCTTaacatttttaccacttttcgaCATTTCAGGTAAATCTGTTTTCGTCGTCTTTcttaatttacatttttcttttttaggaACGTCTGTGCATTTATTTTGGATTCCTTCAACATTTTCTTCCGTACCTCTCTTCCGTTGTCCTTTTTTAGTTACTTTTTTCGCGATTTCTTCTTCGAGTATTCGAAGTTTGTTTAAGAGTTCTTCCTTatcaatttcttcttcttcaacaCATCTTTttatcttcttcctcttctttttcttgcCAATTGTTCCCACTTCGGAGTTCATCATTTTCTCATCGCTTTCGGTAATTTTATCCAAACCTAATTTCTCAGACTTTTTAAatttacttttttctttttcagagGTATCCTTATCGACTCTATTCTGTTTTCCATCCTTCATTCTTTTCTCATCGCTTTCGTCTTGCATTTGAATTTTTCCGCGTTCTTCATCTGTCGTATCTTTATCAGATTCTAGATGCTTATCATCATAGCCATTGGATGATCCCTCGTGAAGTTCGCTTGACTCGACTTCTTCAGAAATCTCATCATCATCGTTAACTACAAAATCTGCCAGATCTGATCCATTATCATCCGGATCAGATGATTCAGTTTCCGATGCTCTACATTCGTCCCCTGGTACATCATCATCGGAAAACTTACATACTTCCACACCGTTAAGGTTATATTCTCTCTCAATGTCCGAATCCATACTTTCATCTGTTTTGCTCGAATCACTTACATTTGATGGCGAGCCAATAGGTGACTTACTCAACGAATCCTTTTCATCTACAGCGTCAACCTCGCTGGGTTCCTCTACTTCGCTATCTGACTTTTCTACTGATTTGCAAACAGATTTTCTCTCATTCGACCCGTCTTTGGATAGTCTACTTTTACTTTCTCTCTTATTTAATGGTGATTCAGTATCTAAAGTTTGATCAATTTCAGTTGTTAAATTTGTATCTGCTGGCTTTTCAAGAGAAGTATCGCTCTCGAGTGGAGATTGTTTAGAAACTTCGTTTGTTATGGATGTTCTCGTAGATACATTCTCTGCATTTTGTACTTCTTCTGTCTGATTTGCCACATGTCCTTCTTGATTTTCGGAGTTAGCTTCTGCCGCGATAATTTTTTCCTGTCGCATAGATTGTTGCGTATCTTTTACCATCGTAGATTTATTTTCATTCGTTTCGCATTGAGATTCTGACATATCCATCCGTTCTACTGTTTTTTCTTGCAATGAATTTTTCTGTGCTTTCAGGAGAACTGTATCATCTGAATCATAATCGGATGATTCCTTTTCTTGTTCAATATTCTCCGCTGTTGGAGATATTTCTTTGTCAACCAAAACAAAATCATCGCATTCATTCTCACTCTCGTTCTCCAATCTCTCTGTTGACATGGAGTGCACAGAATTCTTATCAGAATTTCTTTCTGTCCACTCGTCAGCTGGAATATCTTGAAATAAGTCTGTATCGTCGACTGGCATTTTTTCTTCCTGCTTTTGCACAGTTTcagcaatttcatttttctctaTGTCATTCTGTGAATTCGAATCAGTTATAGATTTTTTTTCCGATGCCAAACAGTTATCTACTTTAGAAGTATTCTGAGTTATGTCTACTTCTTCTGATGCTTTGTCGATAGGTTCTACCAAGGACTGTGCAACATTGTTTTCAATCACAttacttatattattttcattttcattggcAAGTTCAACATTATTTGATTGTGTATAAACATTAAAAGGTTCCTTCGTTATACTTTTACGACTAGGAACTTTGGCAGCCACTTCTGTCTCTTGTAAATCATTTGTTGTAGTTTCATCCGTAGCCATTTCTGTCTCTTGTAAATCATTTGTAGTAGTTTCATCAGTAGCCATTTCTGTCTCTTGTAAATCATTTGGAATAGTTTCATCCGTAGCCATTTCTGTCTCTTTTAAATCAATTGGAGTAGTTTCATCTGTAGCCATTTCTGTCTCTTGTAAATCAATTGGAGTAGTTTCATCTGTAGCCATTTCTGTCTCTTGTAAATCATTTGTAGTAGTTTCATCCGCAGCCACTCCTGTCTCTTGTAAATCATTTGTAGTAGTTTCATCCGTAGACGTTTCTGTCTCTTGTAAATCATTTGGAATAGTTTCATCCGTAGCCATTTCTGTCTCTTTTAAATCAATTGGAGTAGTTTCATCTGTAGCCATTTCTGTCTCTTGTAAATCAATTGGAGTAGTTTCATCTGTAGCCATTTCTGTCTCTTGTAAATCATTTGTAGTAGTTTCATCCGCAGCCACTCCTGTCTCTTGTAAATCATTTGTAGTAGTTTCATCCGTAGACGTTTCTGTCTCTTGTAAATCATTTGTAGTAGTTTCATCCGTAGCCATTTCTGTCTCTTTTAAATTATTTGGAGTAGTCTCATCCGTAGCCATTTCTGTCTCTTGTGAATCATTTGTAGTAGTGTCACCCGTTGATGTTATTGAGGATGTAGGTATTTTATCTACCGACATATCAGACAATTTCGAATATTCCACGACACCCGTGTCATTCAGGTTTCCAGACGTGTTGCACACTCCAGCTTGATTACTTTCTTCACATTCAGCATCTGCAGTCGCGATCTGAGTTAAATAAACTTCTTTCGGGTCTTCTTTATCTATGTTCGCAGTTTCTTCTGCCTCTAAGATTAAACGCATTTCAATATTTTCGTCTTTAATAGTTGTTTCATCTTCTGAAGTAGAATGCTGTATTTGTTCTTTCTTCTCATTGTCGAATTTAAAACTCTTGTCGGTATGCGTGTCACTTATATTTTCCTCACATTTCTGGATTGGACTGCCTCCATCTTGATTCGAATCATCTTGCATTTCTACGGACAATGCTTTCTGGTCCTCGTCATCGTTGAGAGAATTTAATGAATCTATGTTATTTACATTTTCTGGACATTTCATAATTTGAATGTTTTCATCTAAACTTGAATCTTCACAAACTTCTATACACGAAGCACTCCGACCTGTAATGTCGTTAAATGGAGTTCCACTTAACGATTCCGTGTCTGTTACTACTAAATGCTGTGCATTATCTGAGCTGTCCGTATCTTCATCATTTTCTTTAATTGGTTTTTCTGTACATGCGTCACTAACAACAAGCGGTTGTGGACTTTGCGATAATATGTTAGAAATTGTGAGATCGTTGCTTTTAGGATCTTCAATGATATTGGATGCCCGATTTTCCTTATTACTGAGATGTTCATCttcttcttttattgaactttcatTTTTCAGTCGTAATTTCCTCGGTGTGACTTCAGTGGAGATTGGAGATTGTGTTTTTGGTACATCCGGTATGGATGTCTTCATTTGGGTTATAGTATGCGTAGACTCACTCCTACTTTTTTCACTAATGTCTGACAATGTGTTTTTATTGCTCGACATACCCGTTTCGTTCTCCTGAACTGTCTCAGCAGAGGGATGCTCTATGGGAGTAGCATGTCCTTTTTTGGCTGTAATAATTGTGAATACAAATAAATTGTAACTCAGTTTTCATATTAAcacgataaaatcatttttcaacATTATACCAATTACTACAATTGAATATTGTAGAAAATATCAGatcttaaaaatatcaattttcaggTTCAACGAAGAGctgtatttaaaaataaaaactaaaagaATTTTTGTAACTTTAAGAACATTATAGGAACGATAAAAGCAATTAATAAGAAAGTAATAGTTGAATGAATTAACATTACCATTTCCATCAGCTTCCATCTCTTCTTTGCACGTATTTCCAGAACTTGAATTAAGTGTCTCCTTGGAATTGGATATTGATTTGTTTAGTGTTTCTGTTGTAGAGTTTTCTGAGTctgaaatttaatgtgacacatttaatatgatatatgtattattaaaagGAATATTCTTATTCCAACCACATACATGTTTCtttcatttctttaaaattGGGCAATACACGATCCAATGTTACGAAAGGTATCTTCTCTTCGCTTTCTTCAATAACAGTTGCTTCTAAGGGTGCCATAGATTTTCGTTTTCTGGTATTAATCGGAGTATTATGAACAATTCCACTGTTATGTACTTCTAAAACATTATTCTCGATGACACCTTCTGGTCCCACAGAACTAGCTCTTGTTCTACGTGTTGGTCTTGTTATAATCTGTGGCGACTTTGATTCAGAGCCAGCTCTCGTAAGTCGCCTGCTAAAACTAAATACAGAAAACATGATGGAACTACAACGTTTTCGAAAACATTATTACTGTtcaaatacactcctcaaaagaattaagggatcacttgtgcgaacccgaagaattggtcccactttacgtgatcataactccgtcaaaaattgccgtatcgacatcgttaaacaatggtttgaaagcctgaaacctctagtttcagatgctctgtttcaaattgttgctatgttggttttttacaaagttatagccagatgaagacaacattgacggttaacaaaaattttgtgcaactttggaacatcacacggggagcaacaaatttttttgataaatcgcgttaatatcatttggaagggctatctttcctgtgtaaattgtgtggttcttgaatattgtgcgattttttttattcgagttattcaacattgaagtaaatgtgggctttttaactttaactggctccagaaagcaaaaaaattatcgtagaatcttgtgcaaaaaagcaatagaaagagcatttctttctcttcaaggcactccttttgttttttcaatttcattaacatttcgatataccaggtgtttctgaaaatatgcttaaaaaatgcacaatttccatttttcctttaactcgctatatctcggcgagaaatgatcgtaataccatgatcgtaataccatcagattgaagcagagattttgccgattcgattgagtaccccatgaattcGCTGCgataattttttacctatggcagctgtgtttgaagttagtgcttcgtaGAAATTAGCGtgccacgtacagcggctgcctgacatctcgaaaaacacatgttgctgcttctTTCCTTCTCTTTCACGTCCACTCCAACAAAGGAGTAGCAGCAACATCTGTTTTTTTGAGCCAGCGTTGCCCAGGTCTACTGTACAGTAACACTTCGTAACTCGTGTTTACGAATCAGTTTAGTTCTAACGTAGAAATGAACAGGAAACTTATTGTACGGCATGTCCAATGAAGATAATATTCTAAATGCAAGTGCAAAAGTTCTGGCAATTCttgatggaaaatattttacagtTGTATCAAATGAAAATGATGGCAAAAATGTCGTGGCAATATGTGTTAGCTGTAATCGTAGTTTCAAAAGAAGTTTGCGTGTGACATTAAATTTTGTACTTCATCTTAAACGCaatcatgaaaaaatattaaataaatataaagaatataaaCGTCAGAAACAATCAGATTTATCGATGCAGAGATCACAAAACTTTAGCATTAGAAATTACACCTGAAGTACCGTGCAAATGCAGGAAATTGTATGATCAAGATCAGGCTAATAAATTaatcataaaatatattatagcaACAGGAAACCCACTCTGTACTGTTGAGGAAAAGGAATTTATTCAGTTAGTTTCACATTTAagtaaactaaaaactgaagtGGTTACTATGTCTAGAAAAACTCTATAACAAaaagaatttaaatttattccaggaaatgataaataatataaaGAAGGAAATATCAAGTGTGGATTATGTTTGTACAACTGCCGACATTTGGCCCTGTTATGGTCGAAGTTTTTTAGGAATAACAGTACATGAAATTAGCAAAACATTTATGAGATTTTGCATGCCTATGAACGCCCGTTCTAGTGGTGAgggccactggcggcaactcatgtcgggcaaagatattttgctttctggttcgaaaaaaatgtcgaccacgcaaacttgaaagggtggtttttcaagataaaatgaGAATctgtctgctctttcgcgtggtgtagttcgattttccgctggacccttatttttttagataaattgaaaaatatccgcaAAGATTGGtgtaaaagtggtgtctctccgtctttaatcatgtttaaacaatcataatgtattaatgaaaaattattaatgtattaatattggatatcactgtatttgggAAAGTCTACGGAATCTTTtgatgtaaagaacaattcaatatcttttataataacatcacaatatttgttcaaagttgaaaaatatgtctttttttacaacacaattttctcaaaaactgtacgtctaggagaaaaattaaggacagattcggaatcagcgcggaaaataCTATAAGAATCAtgtagtgggaatcgaaatacaaaaaaagagttgaaatttgttggacagtgtaatcctTTCTCTTGCATACTTTCTTACTTACTTTCTTCcttagaaacaatattatttcaaatatttattcctAATACATTCTACGAAAActgttatttcaaataattatttctaGAACATCGCACAGCAAATATTACTTCATTAATTAATAGCTTCTATATGTGTATATTTTCAACTATTCTTCTATGTAgaactaagaaataaaataaatgctgAAATACTACTTAATTTGAATAAAAGTATTGTAATTACAATTTCCAATAGTTTTTATTTGAATTGCACCCAGTACTGTGGGTGTGTCTAATAAAGTTCAAAAATGAGAAACAAGTTAAATTTGCTTATACATAGCTTTACACAACATTGAAAACTATATTGGTAATATTTGCACTTGTTGTGCAATGGGGTTACTTGGATAACCCAAATGTCCTGTTCTAATAAACAAAATATAGAACGATAAATTTGCTTTCTTGATTTCTTCGGACATGAAAACATGAATATATTTGTGATCACTTGGCAATGTTCAAGTATGAAAACACAAGTATTGTCATGACCACTCTTTAAAATGT
This genomic interval carries:
- the LOC143212333 gene encoding uncharacterized protein LOC143212333 isoform X1; protein product: MSRYVKNSDGETDVKAGYRTRGIVSTETVDSPLRRSSRVKSAGKQNESSPESPSSDSSNISNTQSVRNTRRRTDTLNNSTMTERSRSLRLRRSSVVSDAIETADTHAAISTPTKKTRNISTNDGVNKLNDQTSFSRRLTRAGSESKSPQIITRPTRRTRASSVGPEGVIENNVLEVHNSGIVHNTPINTRKRKSMAPLEATVIEESEEKIPFVTLDRVLPNFKEMKETYSENSTTETLNKSISNSKETLNSSSGNTCKEEMEADGNAKKGHATPIEHPSAETVQENETGMSSNKNTLSDISEKSRSESTHTITQMKTSIPDVPKTQSPISTEVTPRKLRLKNESSIKEEDEHLSNKENRASNIIEDPKSNDLTISNILSQSPQPLVVSDACTEKPIKENDEDTDSSDNAQHLVVTDTESLSGTPFNDITGRSASCIEVCEDSSLDENIQIMKCPENVNNIDSLNSLNDDEDQKALSVEMQDDSNQDGGSPIQKCEENISDTHTDKSFKFDNEKKEQIQHSTSEDETTIKDENIEMRLILEAEETANIDKEDPKEVYLTQIATADAECEESNQAGVCNTSGNLNDTGVVEYSKLSDMSVDKIPTSSITSTGDTTTNDSQETEMATDETTPNNLKETEMATDETTTNDLQETETSTDETTTNDLQETGVAADETTTNDLQETEMATDETTPIDLQETEMATDETTPIDLKETEMATDETIPNDLQETETSTDETTTNDLQETGVAADETTTNDLQETEMATDETTPIDLQETEMATDETTPIDLKETEMATDETIPNDLQETEMATDETTTNDLQETEMATDETTTNDLQETEVAAKVPSRKSITKEPFNVYTQSNNVELANENENNISNVIENNVAQSLVEPIDKASEEVDITQNTSKVDNCLASEKKSITDSNSQNDIEKNEIAETVQKQEEKMPVDDTDLFQDIPADEWTERNSDKNSVHSMSTERLENESENECDDFVLVDKEISPTAENIEQEKESSDYDSDDTVLLKAQKNSLQEKTVERMDMSESQCETNENKSTMVKDTQQSMRQEKIIAAEANSENQEGHVANQTEEVQNAENVSTRTSITNEVSKQSPLESDTSLEKPADTNLTTEIDQTLDTESPLNKRESKSRLSKDGSNERKSVCKSVEKSDSEVEEPSEVDAVDEKDSLSKSPIGSPSNVSDSSKTDESMDSDIEREYNLNGVEVCKFSDDDVPGDECRASETESSDPDDNGSDLADFVVNDDDEISEEVESSELHEGSSNGYDDKHLESDKDTTDEERGKIQMQDESDEKRMKDGKQNRVDKDTSEKEKSKFKKSEKLGLDKITESDEKMMNSEVGTIGKKKKRKKIKRCVEEEEIDKEELLNKLRILEEEIAKKVTKKGQRKRGTEENVEGIQNKCTDVPKKEKCKLRKTTKTDLPEMSKSGKNVKRKSEIETGNRIKKITAKDNDNKTLKEKAAAIRENQPTECAKVEVSNKRVKRLAEEVIENLSDLPIKVSKKRKLLKPEPKKLPSRSIPRSELRKRNVNVEQDFIPLSSYGSTSNFYVANLQKVKKSEKTSEVKLFRQRMLNRNPRQPISHYTMFLEKQAASNKH
- the LOC143212333 gene encoding uncharacterized protein LOC143212333 isoform X2, with the protein product MTERSRSLRLRRSSVVSDAIETADTHAAISTPTKKTRNISTNDGVNKLNDQTSFSRRLTRAGSESKSPQIITRPTRRTRASSVGPEGVIENNVLEVHNSGIVHNTPINTRKRKSMAPLEATVIEESEEKIPFVTLDRVLPNFKEMKETYSENSTTETLNKSISNSKETLNSSSGNTCKEEMEADGNAKKGHATPIEHPSAETVQENETGMSSNKNTLSDISEKSRSESTHTITQMKTSIPDVPKTQSPISTEVTPRKLRLKNESSIKEEDEHLSNKENRASNIIEDPKSNDLTISNILSQSPQPLVVSDACTEKPIKENDEDTDSSDNAQHLVVTDTESLSGTPFNDITGRSASCIEVCEDSSLDENIQIMKCPENVNNIDSLNSLNDDEDQKALSVEMQDDSNQDGGSPIQKCEENISDTHTDKSFKFDNEKKEQIQHSTSEDETTIKDENIEMRLILEAEETANIDKEDPKEVYLTQIATADAECEESNQAGVCNTSGNLNDTGVVEYSKLSDMSVDKIPTSSITSTGDTTTNDSQETEMATDETTPNNLKETEMATDETTTNDLQETETSTDETTTNDLQETGVAADETTTNDLQETEMATDETTPIDLQETEMATDETTPIDLKETEMATDETIPNDLQETETSTDETTTNDLQETGVAADETTTNDLQETEMATDETTPIDLQETEMATDETTPIDLKETEMATDETIPNDLQETEMATDETTTNDLQETEMATDETTTNDLQETEVAAKVPSRKSITKEPFNVYTQSNNVELANENENNISNVIENNVAQSLVEPIDKASEEVDITQNTSKVDNCLASEKKSITDSNSQNDIEKNEIAETVQKQEEKMPVDDTDLFQDIPADEWTERNSDKNSVHSMSTERLENESENECDDFVLVDKEISPTAENIEQEKESSDYDSDDTVLLKAQKNSLQEKTVERMDMSESQCETNENKSTMVKDTQQSMRQEKIIAAEANSENQEGHVANQTEEVQNAENVSTRTSITNEVSKQSPLESDTSLEKPADTNLTTEIDQTLDTESPLNKRESKSRLSKDGSNERKSVCKSVEKSDSEVEEPSEVDAVDEKDSLSKSPIGSPSNVSDSSKTDESMDSDIEREYNLNGVEVCKFSDDDVPGDECRASETESSDPDDNGSDLADFVVNDDDEISEEVESSELHEGSSNGYDDKHLESDKDTTDEERGKIQMQDESDEKRMKDGKQNRVDKDTSEKEKSKFKKSEKLGLDKITESDEKMMNSEVGTIGKKKKRKKIKRCVEEEEIDKEELLNKLRILEEEIAKKVTKKGQRKRGTEENVEGIQNKCTDVPKKEKCKLRKTTKTDLPEMSKSGKNVKRKSEIETGNRIKKITAKDNDNKTLKEKAAAIRENQPTECAKVEVSNKRVKRLAEEVIENLSDLPIKVSKKRKLLKPEPKKLPSRSIPRSELRKRNVNVEQDFIPLSSYGSTSNFYVANLQKVKKSEKTSEVKLFRQRMLNRNPRQPISHYTMFLEKQAASNKH